The genomic window CATCGGGTTGGATCCGAAGCTCGTGGAACAATACCACTTCGAAGCCAAGTTCGGCGACACCTACAGCAATGAAATCGAGTTCGGCGACATGGTCGGCAAGCCGAAGTTCGAAAAAATCCTCGATGTGCCCGACCAGCGCATCCGCGACGGCCTGCTCAACCTGATCGTGTACCAGGGCGACACCGAATTCGCCTCGGTCGAACAGCAGCGTCTGCTGGTCAACACGGCGCCCAGCGAGTACGATCTGCACGCGCTGATTCGCGTCATGTGCGAGGAGATGCGCCACGGCTACCAGATGTGCTATCTGCTCGTGCAGAATTTCGGCTCGTCGGGACGCACCGAGGCGATGAAGCTTCTGGAGCGCCGCGCCTTCGAGCAGAACCGTCTGCTGGGGTCATTCAACGAAGTGGTCGACAGTTGGCTGGACTTCTTCGTCTACACCGAGTTTATCGATCGCGACGGCAAGTTTCAGTTGCAGATGCTCTCGCATTCGGCCTTCGCGCCCCTGGCGCGGTCGATGGGACCGATGCTCAAGGAGGAGTCGTTTCACCTC from Candidatus Zixiibacteriota bacterium includes these protein-coding regions:
- a CDS encoding Phenylacetic acid catabolic protein — encoded protein: MPRIATFDDWIDLFREWRDDIGLDPKLVEQYHFEAKFGDTYSNEIEFGDMVGKPKFEKILDVPDQRIRDGLLNLIVYQGDTEFASVEQQRLLVNTAPSEYDLHALIRVMCEEMRHGYQMCYLLVQNFGSSGRTEAMKLLERRAFEQNRLLGSFNEVVDSWLDFFVYTEFIDRDGKFQLQMLSHSAFAPLARSMGPMLKEESFHLGTGHNGLKRTLRAGKIPIAIIQKYINKWVPTAYDLFGTDHSSSAEWNYVWGLKGRFDEADNDHPADRENLNEYARELYIRETNGLFDQLNAIIPEGQPKLKVPSVKFNRSIGTYARQPYDIDGNKVDADKWEAYQKAAFPTQDDIDTVNRIAREEEWIAMK